A segment of the Promicromonospora sukumoe genome:
CCGCTCGTCGCCGAACGCGGTGACGAAGTTGTCGAACCCGACCAGCACGCGCCAGCCCACGGGCAGGGTGGTGCCGTCGGCGGCCTCGAACTGGCCGTCGTCGTTGGGCGTGTACGTCACGCCCGTGGCGGTGTCGGTCATGGTGTCCGACGCCTCGTCGTAGGTCAGCGTGGACGTGAAGACGTAACCGGTGCGGGCGTCCTGCGTGCGGACCGAGCCCTCGTTCGGGTCGTCGGACACGGGCACGCGCAGCTTCGTGACCTCCTGCTGCCGCTCCAGGACCGCGGCGTACTCCAGCACGTCGTACCCGGGCAGCGCGGTGATCCGCCCGGCGTCGACGGAGGCGCCGTCCACGGGCTCCAGCGGCTGGTCGGCCGTCCCGGCCCGCACCGCGCCGTCGGGCGAGACGACGGCGAAGCCGAGCGTGCCGCCGTCGGACACGACCGTCAGGGGCGAGGACGGCGAGCCCTCGACGCGGCGCTCGTTCTGCACCAGCAGGGCCTCGATGGCCTGCTCCTTGGTGCTGTTGTGCCCGTCGCCGTAGTTGGTGAACGCGACGTAGCCGGTGTAGGCCACCACGTAGACCTGGTAGACGAGCAGGAAGGCCAGGCCGGGGAGGATGTACTTCAGCGGCAGCGCGCGCTTGGAGAAGTAGGCCCAGTTGGCGACGATCAGCAGCGCCACCATCGCGGCGAGGATGCCCCAGGACTCCGCGCCCCACGCGGCCAGCACGGCGTACACGCCGAGGGCGTCGACCAGGGCGATCAGGACGAGCTTGACGAGAAACCCGGGGCTCCAGCCGGTGCGGCCGGAGCCCCGGGTCACGGGTGAGTACATCAACCGATCTCGCCCTGGATGTCGTCGACCATCTTGTCCCAGGCCTTGGCCGGGTCGGACTTGCCGGAGACGATCGCGGCCTCGGTCACGCCCCAGTACGCCCACACGGCACCCATCTCGGGCAGCGACGGCATCGGGACGGCGTCGGCGCCGACCTCACGGAAGCCCGCGGTGATCGGGTCCTCGGAGGCGGTGTCGGCGGCCTCGATGAGGGCCGGCGGGCGGTCGCCCGCCTCGTACAGCGCGAGCTGCGCCTCGGGGGTCGCCATGTAGTTGACCAGGAAGTCGTTGGCGAGCAGCGCGTTCTCGCTCTGCGCGCTCACGTAGAAGCCGGCCACGCCCACGAACGGCTGGGCGGGCTCGCCGCCGGCGCTCGGGATCGGGTCGATCGCCAGGTCGAGGTCGCCGAACGACTCCAGCATCCACGGGCCGCCCACGATGAAGGGCGACTCGCCCTTGGCGAAGGCCGCCAGCGCGATGTCGTAGGTGACGTCGGTGCTCAGGTTGCCGGCGTCGCCCTGCTCCGCGAGCCACTCCGCGAATGCGGTGCCGCCCTCGCCGCCGAGAGCGAGCTCGGGCTTGTACGAGCCGTCCTCGTTCTGCTCGAAGACCGGGGCGCCGAACGACGTCTGCAGCGGATAGAAGGTGTAGGGGTCACCCTCGGTGGAGGTCTGGATCAGCAGCGGGTACTTGGTGCCGGCGTCCTTGCCGGCCGCGATGGCGTCGTCCCAGGTGGCCGGGGCCTCCGGGGCGAGCTCCGTGTTACGGATCAGCGCGATGTTCTCCACCGCGTAGGGCAGGCCGTAGACCTGGCCGTCCTGCGTGAACGCCGAGACCGAGACGGGCTCGAAGGCGCCGGCGGTGTCGCCGAGCTCGATCGGGGCCACGACGCCGTTGGTCGTGAGCTCGCCCAGCCAGTCGTGCGCGCCGACGGTGATGTCGGGGCCCTTGCCCGTGGGCACCTGCGCCAGGAAGTCGGGGCGGATGTCCTCGAAGTTCTTCAGGACCACCTCGACGTCGGCGCCCGTGGTCTCCTCGAAGCCGACAGCGGCCTCCTCCACGGCGGCCTGGCGGGTCTCGTCGACCCACACGGTGAGGGTCGCGCCCTCGCCGTTCGGTGCGGCCGACTCCTCGCCGCCCGCTTGCTCCGCCGCGCCGCCCGCGCAGGCGGCCAGCGCCAGCGTCGTGGTCAGGACAGCGGCGGTCAGGATGCTCCGTCGCATCGTCACTCCCGATGGTTCGCGGCCCGACGTCGGGCCTGGGTTTCGATGCCCGAACCGTACGGGCACATCGGCCGATTGTGCAAGAAGTTGCGATAAAGTTTCAGCATCGCTTGCAAGCCAGCATCCGACACCCGGTAAACACCCAGGACGAAGGAACCGCATGTCGCCTAGGCTGCCTGGCGTGCGCACCCGACTGACCGACCTCGCCGAACAGGCGGGGGTCTCCACCGCGACCGTGTCGCGCGTGCTCAACGGCAAGCCCGGCGTGGCCGGCGAGACCCGCCAGGCGGTGCTCGCCGCCCTCGACGTGCTCGGCTACGAGCGGCCGTCCGCGCTGCGCGCGCGGCCCGCCGGCCTCATCGGCCTGGTGGTCCCCGAGCTGTCCAACCCGGTGTTCCCCGCGTTCGCGCAGGCCATCGAGTCGCAGC
Coding sequences within it:
- a CDS encoding ABC transporter permease subunit; its protein translation is MYSPVTRGSGRTGWSPGFLVKLVLIALVDALGVYAVLAAWGAESWGILAAMVALLIVANWAYFSKRALPLKYILPGLAFLLVYQVYVVAYTGYVAFTNYGDGHNSTKEQAIEALLVQNERRVEGSPSSPLTVVSDGGTLGFAVVSPDGAVRAGTADQPLEPVDGASVDAGRITALPGYDVLEYAAVLERQQEVTKLRVPVSDDPNEGSVRTQDARTGYVFTSTLTYDEASDTMTDTATGVTYTPNDDGQFEAADGTTLPVGWRVLVGFDNFVTAFGDERYAGPFGKILVWTFAFAVLSVASTFLLGLFLAIAFNDARLRGRRIYRTLVILPYAIPGFLAALLWSGMLNRSYGFVNEVLLGGASIPWLTDPVLAKLAVLGVNLWLGFPYMFLICTGALQSLPTDVLEAAKIDGAGRWRTWRSITLPLLLVATAPLLISSFAFNFNNFTLIYMLTGGGPRFDDASVPLGHTDILISMVYSVSGLDGTAAKDYGLASALSIVIFVVVATISALAFRRTRSLEEIA
- a CDS encoding sugar ABC transporter substrate-binding protein, encoding MRRSILTAAVLTTTLALAACAGGAAEQAGGEESAAPNGEGATLTVWVDETRQAAVEEAAVGFEETTGADVEVVLKNFEDIRPDFLAQVPTGKGPDITVGAHDWLGELTTNGVVAPIELGDTAGAFEPVSVSAFTQDGQVYGLPYAVENIALIRNTELAPEAPATWDDAIAAGKDAGTKYPLLIQTSTEGDPYTFYPLQTSFGAPVFEQNEDGSYKPELALGGEGGTAFAEWLAEQGDAGNLSTDVTYDIALAAFAKGESPFIVGGPWMLESFGDLDLAIDPIPSAGGEPAQPFVGVAGFYVSAQSENALLANDFLVNYMATPEAQLALYEAGDRPPALIEAADTASEDPITAGFREVGADAVPMPSLPEMGAVWAYWGVTEAAIVSGKSDPAKAWDKMVDDIQGEIG